In Phacochoerus africanus isolate WHEZ1 chromosome 1, ROS_Pafr_v1, whole genome shotgun sequence, the following are encoded in one genomic region:
- the N6AMT1 gene encoding methyltransferase N6AMT1 isoform X2, whose amino-acid sequence MAAPAPSFPTPEYRHVGRGVFSDVYEPAEDTFLLLDALEAAAAEFSGVEICLEVGSGSGVVSAFLASVIGPQALYMCTDINPEAAACTLETARCNKVHIQPIITDLVGSHGIEAAWAGGRNGREVMDRFFPLAPELLSPRGLFYLVTIKENNPEEILKTMKKKGLQGTTVLSRQAGQEILSVLKFTKSSSTLCAT is encoded by the exons ATGGCGGCGCCGGCCCCGAGCTTCCCCACGCCAGAGTACCGGCATGTGGGCCGTGGCGTCTTCAGCGACGTGTACGAGCCCGCGGAGGACACGTTTCTGCTGCTGGACGCTCTTGAGGCGGCGGCGGCCGAATTCTCAGG agTGGAAATATGCCTTGAAGTAGGGTCGGGGTCTGGAGTGGTATCTGCGTTCCTAGCCTCTGTGATAGGTCCTCAGGCTTTGTACAT gTGCACTGATATCAACCCTGAGGCAGCAGCCTGTACCCTGGAAACAGCACGCTGTAACAAAGTCCACATTCAACCAATAATTACAGATTTG GTAGGGAGTCATGGGATAGAAGCCGCTTGGGCTGGTGGCAGAAATGGTCGTGAAGTAATGGACAGATTCTTTCCACTGGCTCCGGAGCTCCTTTCACCAAGAGGATTATTCTATTTAGTTACCATTAAAGAAAACAATCCAG aagaaattttgaaaacaatgaagaaaaaaggtCTCCAAGGAACCACTGTACTTTCCAGGCAAGCAGGCCAAGAAATACTTTCAGTCCTCAAGTTCACTAAGTCCTCATCTACATTGTGCGCCACATAA
- the N6AMT1 gene encoding methyltransferase N6AMT1 isoform X1 — MAAPAPSFPTPEYRHVGRGVFSDVYEPAEDTFLLLDALEAAAAEFSGVEICLEVGSGSGVVSAFLASVIGPQALYMCTDINPEAAACTLETARCNKVHIQPIITDLVKGLLPRLKEKVDLLVFNPPYVVTPSEEVGSHGIEAAWAGGRNGREVMDRFFPLAPELLSPRGLFYLVTIKENNPEEILKTMKKKGLQGTTVLSRQAGQEILSVLKFTKSSSTLCAT; from the exons ATGGCGGCGCCGGCCCCGAGCTTCCCCACGCCAGAGTACCGGCATGTGGGCCGTGGCGTCTTCAGCGACGTGTACGAGCCCGCGGAGGACACGTTTCTGCTGCTGGACGCTCTTGAGGCGGCGGCGGCCGAATTCTCAGG agTGGAAATATGCCTTGAAGTAGGGTCGGGGTCTGGAGTGGTATCTGCGTTCCTAGCCTCTGTGATAGGTCCTCAGGCTTTGTACAT gTGCACTGATATCAACCCTGAGGCAGCAGCCTGTACCCTGGAAACAGCACGCTGTAACAAAGTCCACATTCAACCAATAATTACAGATTTG GTCAAAGGCTTGCTACCAAGATTGAAGGAAAAAGTTGATCTTCTGGTGTTTAATCCCCCCTATGTAGTGACTCCATCTGAAGAG GTAGGGAGTCATGGGATAGAAGCCGCTTGGGCTGGTGGCAGAAATGGTCGTGAAGTAATGGACAGATTCTTTCCACTGGCTCCGGAGCTCCTTTCACCAAGAGGATTATTCTATTTAGTTACCATTAAAGAAAACAATCCAG aagaaattttgaaaacaatgaagaaaaaaggtCTCCAAGGAACCACTGTACTTTCCAGGCAAGCAGGCCAAGAAATACTTTCAGTCCTCAAGTTCACTAAGTCCTCATCTACATTGTGCGCCACATAA